In the genome of Capra hircus breed San Clemente chromosome 5, ASM170441v1, whole genome shotgun sequence, one region contains:
- the AMN1 gene encoding protein AMN1 homolog isoform X2, giving the protein MKNISRYITDIKPLPPNIKDRLIKIMSVQGQITDSNISEILHPEVQTLDLRSCDISDTALLHLCNCRKLKKLNLNSSKENRISITSKGIKAVASSCSYLHEASLKRCCNLTDEGVLALALNCRLLKIIDLGGCLGITDVSLQALGENCAFLQCVDFSATQVSDHGVVALVSGPCAEKLEEIHMGHCVNLTDEAVEAVLTCCPQICILLFHGCPLITDHSREVLEQLVGPNKLKQVTWTVY; this is encoded by the exons ATGAAGAATATTTCTAGATATATCACAGACATTAAGCCTTTGCCACCCAACATAAAAGATAGACTCATCAAAATTATGAGCGTGCAGGGGCAGATAACAGATTCAAACATAAGTGAG ATTTTACATCCTGAAGTCCAAACTCTAGATCTACGAAGCTGTGATATTTCAGATACTGCTCTCCTGCACCTATGTAACTgcagaaaactgaagaaattaaatttaaattcctcaaaagaaaacagaatttccaTAACTTCAAAAG GAATAAAAGCTGTGGCTTCATCTTGTTCTTACCTGCATGAAGCTTCTTTGAAAAGATGCTGCAATCTCACTGATGAAGGAGTCCTTGCTCTTGCACTCAATTGCCGGCTGTTAAAGATCATTGATTTAGGAGGCTGCTTAGGTATTACTGATGTGTCCTTGCAGGCATTAGGAGAAAACTGCGCATTTTTGCAGTGTGTTGATTTTTCAGCTACTcag GTATCTGACCATGGTGTGGTTGCGCTTGTTAGTGGACCTTGTGCCGAGAAATTAgag gagaTTCATATGGGGCATTGTGTGAATCTGACTGATGAGGCTGTAGAAGCTGTCCTTACTTGCTGTCCTCAGATATGTATATTACTCTTCCATGGATGCCCTCTAATAACAG